A window of Yoonia sp. SS1-5 genomic DNA:
ATGTCGCCGTCAGCTTGTCTGAGGCTCTGGAAACCGCGTTTCCCGTGATCCGCAAGCTTGTTGGTGATCCGTTTTTTCGGGCGATGGCCGGTGTTTATCTGCGCAAACATCCGCCCAGATCCCCGCTGATGATGTTCTATGGCGACGCAATGCCGCAATTCCTTGGTCGGTTCCCACCGGCCAAGACCCTGCCCTATCTGCCGGATATCGCTCGCCTGGAACTGGCTATGCGGCATGCGTATCATGCGGCCGATGCGACACCGATTGCCGCAGACGCACTTGGCGCATTGACCCCGGATGCGTTGATGGGTGCACGCCTTTTACTGGCACCGGCCGTGCGCGCGCTAAGCTCTGCCCATCCGATCCATGGGATCTACCGCGCCAACACGACCGATGATGCGGATCGCCCGATCATGCAGGCGGAGGCCGTGTTGATCACACGCCCCGGATTTGACCCCGAAATACACCATGTCACCCCAGCGGCCGCGACATTTATCACGGCATTGACTGACGGACAGTCATTGGGACAGGCCATGACAACCGCGGGCGACATGCTTGATCTGGGCGAGATCCTTGGTCTGCTTCTGCGCCAGAACGCCGTGATCCAAATAGACTGAAAGGCCAAAATACATGAACGCGCTTCTTTCCACCTCGCACCGGGTTGCCGGGTCGCTCAACAGGGCGGGCGATGCAGCACTGCCGTTGCTGGCCCGCTTTGTGTTTGCAGCCACGCTGGTGATGTATTTCTGGCATTCTGGCCTGACCAAACTGGGCGACGGGATCTTTGGGTTTTTACAGCCCTCGCTGGGCGCCTATGCCCAGATCTTTCCCAAGGCAATGGAAGCTGCGGGCTTTGACACCGCGCAATTGACGGCGTTTCATTGGGCCGTCGTAACCGGCGGAACCATCGCGGAATTTGTCTTGCCACTATTCATCGTGATCGGCTTCTTTACCCGCCTGTCGGCGCTGGGGATGATCGGATTTATCGCGATCCAATCCTTAACAGATCTGTACGGTCACGGGGGCATCGCGCATGAGGGCACCCTTGGCGCGTGGTTCGACAGGCTGCCCGACGGGCTGATCCTGGATCAACGCGCATTCTGGACATTGTGCCTGCTTGTGCTGGTTTTCAAAGGTGCCGGCGCGCTGTCAGTGGATCGCTGGCTGCTGCGGCGCCCGATCTACTGACCCAGATATTTCTGCTGCACATCAGCCTTCCACCCCAGCGTCCAGACGCCGTCCATGACGATCACCGGTCGTTTGAGCAATGTGGGATGGGCCGCGATCAATGTCGCCGCATCCTGCGCTTTGTCACCGTCGCTGAGGCCGCGCCAGGTGGTTGATGCCTTGTTCACCGCCTGATCGTCGAATTGCGCGACGATCTGATCAAGGTCGCCCGGGTCGATGCCATCGGCCCTGACGTCAATGATTTCCGGGGCAAAGCCCGCCTCTTCGAGGGCCTTGCGCGCCTTGCGGCACGTGTCACATGTTTTCAGTCCCCAAAAGCGCATGGCTTACCTCCGCCGATCAGCCGCCCCTGCGGCGACATGTCATTTGCCTTTTTCATAAAACACCTAACTCTGTAGGTGAAGGCCAAGGCGACAATCTGAAACCGAACGGCCGCGACGCCCGGCGACGGGCAC
This region includes:
- a CDS encoding DNA-binding domain-containing protein, with protein sequence MTVTQSAFRAAVLDPQQPAPTGLQNPDGVPATKRFDVYRNNVAVSLSEALETAFPVIRKLVGDPFFRAMAGVYLRKHPPRSPLMMFYGDAMPQFLGRFPPAKTLPYLPDIARLELAMRHAYHAADATPIAADALGALTPDALMGARLLLAPAVRALSSAHPIHGIYRANTTDDADRPIMQAEAVLITRPGFDPEIHHVTPAAATFITALTDGQSLGQAMTTAGDMLDLGEILGLLLRQNAVIQID
- a CDS encoding DoxX family protein codes for the protein MNALLSTSHRVAGSLNRAGDAALPLLARFVFAATLVMYFWHSGLTKLGDGIFGFLQPSLGAYAQIFPKAMEAAGFDTAQLTAFHWAVVTGGTIAEFVLPLFIVIGFFTRLSALGMIGFIAIQSLTDLYGHGGIAHEGTLGAWFDRLPDGLILDQRAFWTLCLLVLVFKGAGALSVDRWLLRRPIY
- a CDS encoding ArsC/Spx/MgsR family protein; translation: MRFWGLKTCDTCRKARKALEEAGFAPEIIDVRADGIDPGDLDQIVAQFDDQAVNKASTTWRGLSDGDKAQDAATLIAAHPTLLKRPVIVMDGVWTLGWKADVQQKYLGQ